In the bacterium genome, CTTTGCCATGAGTGCGTCCCCCTTCCCTAGAGCCAGGCGAGCTTCGGGTAGTCGCTGAAGATCAGGTCGACGATGTCGCCGTACCCGAGCACCTTGACCCGCGCGTCGACCGCGTCCGCGGCGAAGCCGCGGGTCTCGAGGTCCTCGCGCAGCGCGTACACGCGCGGCGCCGCGTCCAGCAGCGGCGAGCCTTTGCCTCCCTCGGCGAGGGCGGCGTGGTAGACGCCGTTCTGGACGAGGAAGATGCCGAGCTGGTCGGACTTCAGTCGTCCCAGCGTGTCCACCGCGATCTGGTAATCACTGACGAACACCCCAAGCTTCATGCCCGTTCCCTCCCTGGTCTGTTTCAGGGCGACCTTCGCCCCACGACCATAGGTATTCCGAGTCAACCTGTCAAGTAGACAGCCACCGGCCGCGCCGTCACCGGCCGGCACGGGCCGGCGGCCGTCTGCGCAATGCTCTTGATCCGCGGGGACGCAGGATGGAATAATGGGGCGGAAGGCGCACTGCGGCGGCCAATCGGTCCGGCTTTCCCGGGAGCACGGGAGGACCCCATGCACGAGTACAGGAAGTTCCTCAGGGAGTTCGAGGAGTTCAGGATCCGCGCGCGCCACCTGTTCGAAGGCGCGCACCTGGCGGCCGGCAGCGAGGACGCCACCAGCGCGGGCGAGTGGACGCCGGCCGTCGACGTCTACGAGACCGCGGATCGCATCGTCATCGCCGCCGAGGTCGCCGGCGTCCGCCGCGAGGACGTGAGCATCGAGGTCGAGGGCGAGATCCTCACGCTGCGCGGCCGGCGCCCGCCCGACCGCGCCGGCGTCGCCGCGGAGAGCTACCGCAGGATGGAGGTGCCCTCGGGCGCCTTCGAGCGCTCCTTCCGCCTGCCCTACGCGGTGGGGGAGGAGGGCGTCGAGGCCGTGCTGCGCGACGGCGTGCTCACGGTCACGGTCCCGCGGCACCCGCCCTCGCGGGGGCGGCGCATCGCGGTGGAGACCGGCTAGAGAGCGCGCGCGTGGCCACGGAACCGGACTACTACGGCCTCCTGGGGATCGAAGCGAAGGCCAGTGCGCGCGAGATCCGCCGCGCGTGGCTCAAGCTCGCCCGCCGCGAGCACCCCGACGTCAACCCCGGCGATCGCGACGCGCCCGGCCGCTATGCGCGCCTGCAGGAGGCGTACCGGGTGCTCTCGCAGCGCCCGCTGCGCGAGGAGTACGACCGCCGCGGGCGCAGCCCGGCGGCCGCGCCGTCCGAGCTCGCCAAGGTCCGCGCCGGGGCGGCCGCGCCGAGCCGCTGGGAGCAGGTGGTCCGGGAGCTCTTTCCGGAGGCGACCCCGGCGGAGTCGTTCTCCGCCCCCGCGCGCGGCGAAGACGCGCACCTGGTCCTCGAGGTCGGCTTCGAGCAGGCGCTGCGCGGCGCGGTCCTCGAGACCGGCTACCAGCGCGAGGCGACCTGCCCGGACTGCCGCGGCCGCCGCTGGGCCCCCGGGGCGACGGTCGAGAGCTGCCGTGCCTGCGGCGGGCGCGGCGTGCTCGAGGTGCCCCACGGGCCGTGGTCGGTGCGGCGGATCTGCACCGCCTGCGACGGCGAGGGCGAGATCGGCACGCCGCGGTGCCGCACCTGCCGCGGCAAGGGGCGACTGACGCTCGCGGAGCGCCGCGAGGTGCGCATCCCGCCGGGCAGCGCCTCGGGAAGCCGGATCGTGGTCCCGGGGGGCGGGCAGGACGGCCGCCGCGGCGGCGAGCCCGGCGATCTCGTCGTGACGCTCAAGGTGCACGCGCACCCCTCGCTCGAGCGGCGCGGGCGCAACCTGCTCGCGACGGTGGGCGTGCCCCTGGCCCGGGCGATCCTCGGCGGGCCGGTCCACGTGCCGACCGCCGAGGGGCGCTCGACGCTGCGCCTGCCGCCGGGGACCCAGTGCGGGCAGCAGTTCACGCTGCGCGGCAAGGGCGTGCCCTCGCCCGAGGGCGGCGGACGCGGCGACCTGCTGGTCACCATTGAGGTCGCGATCCCCTCGGCCGACGACCCGCGGGTGCGCCGGGTCGCGCTGGAGCTGGAAAAGACGCAGCCGGACGCCGGCCGGGAGGAGCGGTGAGCCCGCGGGGCCGGCGCGCGCGTCCTGTTGCGGCCGCGGACATCGCCGACCTGGCGGGCGCGCGGGCGCAGGGCGCCGACCGGGAGACGCCGCTGTTCATGATCAGCGTCGTCGCCGAGCTGCTCGGCATCCACCCCCAGACGCTGCGGCTGTACGAGCGCGAGGGCTACGTGCGGCCGCGCCGCACCCGCGGCGGCACGCGCCTGTACTCGGAGGCCGACGTCGAGACCGTGCGGCGCATCCTGCACCTGACGCGGGATCTCGGCGTGAACCTCGCGGGAGTGGAGGTCGTGCTCGAGATGCGCCGCAAGCTCGAGCGCATGCAGGCGGAGCTGGCCGAGGCGCTCGAGTTCATGCGGCGCGAGATGCGCCGCGAGGTCGAGCGCCAGCGCTCGCGCACGGCGCTCGTGCGCGTGGGGTCGCGGGCCACGGTGCGCCGCGCCCCGGGGCCGGGCGGGGGGGCGTATGGCGGCTGAGCGGCGCTCGCAGTCCACCGCCGGCACCTCGTCGCTCGGGACCTACCTGCGCGAGATCTCCAAGATCCCGCTGCTGACGCGCGAGGAGGAGATCCGCCTCGGCAAGCTCGCCCGCAAGGGGGACCAGCGCGCCATCCAGAAGCTCGTCGAGGCCAACCTGCGCTTCGTCGTCAAGGTCGCCAACCGCTTCTCCGGCGCCGGCCCCTCGCTCCTGGACCTGATCAACGAGGGCAACATCGGCCTGCTGCAGGCCGCCAAGCGCTTCGACCCGGGGCGCAACGTCAAGTTCATCTCCTACGCGGTCTGGTGGATCCGCCAGGCGATCATGCAGATGCTCGCGGAGCAGAGCGGCCCGACGCGCCTGCCGCTCAAGCAGGCGGGCCTGCTCTACCGGCTGCGCGCCAAGAGCGAGGAGCTGACCAAGCGCAACGACCGCGAGCCCTCGACGCAGGAGCTGGCGAAGGCGCTCGACATCCCGGTGCGCGAGATCGAGGAGGTCCAGCGGGTGGCGCGGCGGCCCGTGTCGCTCGACAGCCCGGTGACGGAGGACTCCGAGACGGCGCACCTCGACCTCATGGCGGACGAGGACGCCGCCCCCGTCGACCAGGAGCTCATCGAGAAGTCGCTCAAGGACGAGATCGCCGGCCTGCTCTCGCACCTGGCGCCGCGCGAGCGCGAGGTGCTCGAGCTGCGCTTCGGCATCGCCACGGACGAGCCGATGACCCTCGAGGACGTCGGGCGGCAGCTCGGCCTCTCGCGCGAGCGGATCCGCCAGATCGAGAAGAAGGCCAAGCGCAAGCTCCAGCGCCTCGCGCGCTCCCGGCACCTCGCGGACTTCCTCGACTGACACCCCCCGGCGCCCCCCGGATGCCTGCGGCGAGCGGCTGGTCCCCGGGGTGGCCGGCGCTGCTGCCGCTGGCCGGCCTCGTCGCCACGCTCCCCCTCGGCTTCCTCGTCCCGGCGCGCCGGGGCGGCGCGGCGCTGGCGCGGAGCTTCGCGGCGCTCAACGCCGCCGTCGCCCTCTGGAACCTCGACGTGCTGCTGCTCTTCGCCGCGCCCGACGGGGAGACCGCCGAACGGATCGACCGGCTCTTCCAGGCGCCGATCATCGCGCTGCCCTTCCTGGCGCTGCTCTTCTTCTTCGTCTTCCTCGGCCGGCGCCTCACCGAGCCGCTGCTCGTCGGCTTCGGCGCCTGGGGGGCGGCCCTCGTGGCCGCGAGCACCGGGCCGCGCTACTTCACGGGATGGCGTCACCTCTGGTTCGGCTGGTACGGCACGCCGGGGCCCCGGTACGTCTTCTTCGTGGCCTACGTGCTGACCTACCTCGGGCTGTCCACGGTGCTGCTGGCGCGGGAGGCGCGCGCGACGCGCGACCACCGGCGGCGCACGCAGGCGCAGTACCTGCTCGCGGCCAACCTGCTGCTCGGGCTGGCGAGCCTGACCAACTTCCTGCCGCTCTGGGGGCTGCCGTTCCTGCCGCTGGGCAACGTCGCCTCGGTCGGCTACGTCGCGCTGATGGGGGTCACCATCAGGCGCCACCGCCTCCTCGACGTGCAGGCGATCTTCCGCGCCGGGATGCTCTACTCCCTGCTGACGACCCTGCTCACCGTGGTGTACTTCTCGCTCCTGCTCGGCATGCAGCACTGGCTCCAGCGCGAGGTCTTCGCCGGCTCGCTGGTGCTGCCGATGCTCCCCGCGCTCGCGGTCGGCTTCGCGGTCGGGCCGCTCAAGGCGTCGCTCCAGGAGCGGCTCGACCGCACCTTCTTCCGCTCGCGCGCCGAGTCGCGGGCGCGGCTCGAGGCGTTCTCCGCCGTGCTCGCGCGGTGCGAGCGCGAGGAGGGGCTCTGGGCAGCCGCCTGGGAAGAGGGGTGGCGCCACGCGCACCCCGAGGGCGGCGTCGTGCTGCGCGAGGCCCACGGCGTCTTCGACCCGGTGGCCGGGCCGGGCGCCGCCGTCGCCGGCGCGGAGGGCGCGGGGGCGCTGCTCGCGGGCCCCGAGGGGACACGCCGGCTGCCCGCGGGAGGGGCCTTCGAGGTCGCGGTCCCGGTGCTGGGGCGCGAGGGCCTGCTCGGCGGCTGCCTGCTCGGGCCGAAGGCGAACGGGGAGCTCTGGAAGGCCGCCGACCTGGCGTACCTCGACGCGATCGCGGGGATGGCGGCGCTGGCGATCGAGCAGGCGCGCCTGCGCGAGCGCGTCGGCCGCGAGGAGCGCCTCGCCGCGCTCGGCCGTATGGCGGGCGTGGTCGCGCACGAGCTGCGCAACCCGCTGAACAACATCCGCGCCACCGTGGGCGTGCTGCGCCGGCACGTGGACGCCACGGCGGCGCCGCTGCTCGGCGTCGTGGAGACGGACATCGACCGCGGGGAGGGCTTCATCCGCGACGCGCTCTTCGCCTGCGGCGAGCAGCGCCCGCACCTCGTGCCGATCGACCTCGCCCTCGCGCTGCGCGAGTTCGCCGACCGCTGGCCCTGCGGCGCGTTCGCCGGCGCGCCGCTGGAGCTGGCGGCCCCGCCCGAGGGCCTGTGGGTCCGCGGCGATCTCTTCGAGCTGCGGCGGGTCTTCGAGAACCTCGCACGCAACGCGGCAGAGGCGACGGGCGGGCGCGGGAGCATCGTCGTCCACGCCGAGCGCGCGGCCGACGGGGGCATCGCGGTGTCGGTCGCGGACGGGGGGCCGGGGATCGAGCCGCGCCTGCTGCCGGTGATCTTCGAGCCGTTCCAGACGACCAAGAGGGGCGGGACCGGCCTCGGGCTCTCGATCGCGAAGGGGGTCGTTGAAGCGCACGGTGGGCGCATCGGCGCGGCGAACCGCCCCGGCGGCGGGGCGGTCCTGCGGGTCTGGCTCCCTGGGGCAGACCGGTGAAAAGGGCCCATCGGCGGCTCCTTGCCGGCGCGAGTTCTGCGAGTGCGGGAAGTGCCTGCGGCGGGCATCAGCCCGCCTCAGCATCCGCTGCGTCGCGCGCCTTGCATCTGGACCCTTTTGACCGGTCTGCCATGAGAGGCATCGTTTCGTTGCGATGATGGAGGAAGAGTGATGGCTGAGAGCAAGGGTACTGCGCCGTGGAAGGTGCTCCTCGTCGACGACGAGCAGAGCGCGCTGCAGATGTACGGGGCGCTTCTGCGCGAGGACGGCATCCCGGTGCTCACCGCGGCGACGGCCGAGCGGGCGCGGGCGCTCGCCGCGGGCGAGCCGCGCCTCGGGCTCGTGGTGCTGGACCTCGTGCTCCCCGACGTGGTGGGCCTGGAGCTCTTCCGCGCCCTGCGCGCGGCGCGGCCGGAGGTCCCGATCGTGATCCTCACCGCGTTCGGCAGCGTGGACTCGGCCGTGCAGGCGATGCACGAGGGCGCCTTCACCTACCTGACGAAGGCCGCGGCCGAGATCGAGCAGTGGCGCTCCATCGTGCGTGGCGGCCTGGAGAAGCGCGCGCTCGAGGAGGAGAACCGCGCGCTGCGCGAGCGCCTCGGGGAGGCGGGCGCGGGCGAGCTGATCGGCCGCTCGGCGAAGATGGCGGAGCTGCGCGAGCGCCTGGCGAGCTACGGCGGCTCGCAGGCCACGGTGCTCATCCAGGGCGAGAGCGGGACCGGCAAGGAACTGGCGGCGCGCGCGATCCACCGTGCGAGCCCGCGGTGGGAGGGGCCGTTCGTCGGCGTCAACTGCGGGGCGCTGCCCGCGCAGCTGCTCGAGAGCGAGCTGTTCGGCTACGAGAAGGGCGCCTTCACCGGCGCGGTCGCGACCAAGCCGGGGCTCTTCGAGCTGGCGCACGGGGGGACGGTGTTCCTCGACGAGATCGGCGAGTGCTCGCCGGAGCTGCAGGTGCGCCTGCTGCGGGTGCTCCAGGAGCGGGAGGTGCAGCGCCTCGGCGGGACGCGGCCGGTGCCGACCGATTTCCGGCTCGTGGCGGCGACGAACCGCCGCCTCGAGGAGGAGGTGAAGGCCGGCCGCTTCCGCGAGGACCTCTTCTACCGCGTCAACGTCATGGACGTGGCGATGCCGCCGCTGCGCGAGCGCCGCGACGACGTCCCCCTGCTGGCGGCCTTCTTCCTCGAGCGTTTCTCGCGCCGCGAGGGCAAGGCGCTCCAGGGCATCGGCTCGGCCGCCCTCGAGCGGCTCGTCGGGCACGAGTGGCCGGGCAACGTGCGCGAGCTGGAGAACGCGATCGAGCGCGGGGTCGTCGTGGCGCGCGGGCCGTTCCTCGAGGTCGCCGACCTGCCGCCGCACCTGCGGCCGGCGGCCGCGGCGGCGCCCGTGGCGGACTTCGCGGGACGCGACGTGACGCTCGCGGAGGTCGAGAAGGCGCTCGTCGCGGCGGCGATGGAGCGCCACGGCGGCAACAAGAGCCAGGCGGCGCGGGTCCTCGGGATCTCGCGCAAGCTGCTCTACTCCAAGCTGCGGGAGCACGGGCTCGGCGGCGGGGAGGCGCCGGATGCGGAAGAGGCCTGAGCGCACGCCGGCGGGGAGGCGCGCGCAGCGGACCGATCTGCACGGGCTGCTGCGCCTGGCGAAGCCGCCTGGCCCGAGCTCGAACGAGGTCCTGCAGCAGGTGCGCCGGCACCTGGGCTGGGCGAAGGCGGGGCACGCGGGCACGCTCGACCCGGCGGCGTCGGGGCTGCTGCTGGTGCTGCTCGGGGAGGCGGCGAAGCTCGTGCCGTACCTCGCCGCCCTCGAGAAGGAGTACGTCGGCGTGGCGCGCTTCGGCGCCGAGACCGACACCCAGGACGCGGCCGGCGCGCCGACGCGCACCGCGCCGTGGGAGCACGTCGATGCGGTACGCGTGGCCGCGTCGCTGGCCTCCTTCGCCGGCGCGTCCGAGCAGGAGCCGCCGATGTTCTCGGCGCTGCAGGTCGGCGGTCGCCGGCTCTACGACCTGGCCCGCGAGGGGCGGGAGGTGGAGCGCGCGGCGCGGACCATCGTGGTCAGCGAGATCCGCCTCCTCGACTGGCGTCCCCCGGACGCCGAGTTCCTCGTGCGCTGCTCATCGGGGACCTACGTGCGCACCATCGCGCGCGACCTGGGGGCGCTCTGCGCGAGCGCGGCGCACCTGGCGTCGCTGACGCGCACGGGGATCGGGCCGTTCCGGCTCGAGGGCGCGTCCACCCTGGAGGAGCTGGCGGCGTTGCCCGCCGGCGCCGCGCCACCGCTCGTGCGCCTCGCCGACGCCGTGGCGCACCTGCCGGCGGTGGCGCTCTCCGACCGGGAGGCCGCGGGGGTGTTCGATGGTCGCGCCCCGGTGCTGCCTGCGGGCGACGTCCCGGCGCACGTGGCCCCGGGTGGGACTCTGGCGCTGCTGGACGCCTCGCGCCGGCTGCTGGCCGTGGCG is a window encoding:
- a CDS encoding DsrH/TusB family sulfur metabolism protein — its product is MKLGVFVSDYQIAVDTLGRLKSDQLGIFLVQNGVYHAALAEGGKGSPLLDAAPRVYALREDLETRGFAADAVDARVKVLGYGDIVDLIFSDYPKLAWL
- a CDS encoding Hsp20/alpha crystallin family protein, with the protein product MHEYRKFLREFEEFRIRARHLFEGAHLAAGSEDATSAGEWTPAVDVYETADRIVIAAEVAGVRREDVSIEVEGEILTLRGRRPPDRAGVAAESYRRMEVPSGAFERSFRLPYAVGEEGVEAVLRDGVLTVTVPRHPPSRGRRIAVETG
- a CDS encoding J domain-containing protein, producing the protein MATEPDYYGLLGIEAKASAREIRRAWLKLARREHPDVNPGDRDAPGRYARLQEAYRVLSQRPLREEYDRRGRSPAAAPSELAKVRAGAAAPSRWEQVVRELFPEATPAESFSAPARGEDAHLVLEVGFEQALRGAVLETGYQREATCPDCRGRRWAPGATVESCRACGGRGVLEVPHGPWSVRRICTACDGEGEIGTPRCRTCRGKGRLTLAERREVRIPPGSASGSRIVVPGGGQDGRRGGEPGDLVVTLKVHAHPSLERRGRNLLATVGVPLARAILGGPVHVPTAEGRSTLRLPPGTQCGQQFTLRGKGVPSPEGGGRGDLLVTIEVAIPSADDPRVRRVALELEKTQPDAGREER
- a CDS encoding MerR family transcriptional regulator is translated as MSPRGRRARPVAAADIADLAGARAQGADRETPLFMISVVAELLGIHPQTLRLYEREGYVRPRRTRGGTRLYSEADVETVRRILHLTRDLGVNLAGVEVVLEMRRKLERMQAELAEALEFMRREMRREVERQRSRTALVRVGSRATVRRAPGPGGGAYGG
- a CDS encoding RNA polymerase sigma factor RpoD/SigA: MAAERRSQSTAGTSSLGTYLREISKIPLLTREEEIRLGKLARKGDQRAIQKLVEANLRFVVKVANRFSGAGPSLLDLINEGNIGLLQAAKRFDPGRNVKFISYAVWWIRQAIMQMLAEQSGPTRLPLKQAGLLYRLRAKSEELTKRNDREPSTQELAKALDIPVREIEEVQRVARRPVSLDSPVTEDSETAHLDLMADEDAAPVDQELIEKSLKDEIAGLLSHLAPREREVLELRFGIATDEPMTLEDVGRQLGLSRERIRQIEKKAKRKLQRLARSRHLADFLD
- a CDS encoding ATP-binding protein, whose protein sequence is MPAASGWSPGWPALLPLAGLVATLPLGFLVPARRGGAALARSFAALNAAVALWNLDVLLLFAAPDGETAERIDRLFQAPIIALPFLALLFFFVFLGRRLTEPLLVGFGAWGAALVAASTGPRYFTGWRHLWFGWYGTPGPRYVFFVAYVLTYLGLSTVLLAREARATRDHRRRTQAQYLLAANLLLGLASLTNFLPLWGLPFLPLGNVASVGYVALMGVTIRRHRLLDVQAIFRAGMLYSLLTTLLTVVYFSLLLGMQHWLQREVFAGSLVLPMLPALAVGFAVGPLKASLQERLDRTFFRSRAESRARLEAFSAVLARCEREEGLWAAAWEEGWRHAHPEGGVVLREAHGVFDPVAGPGAAVAGAEGAGALLAGPEGTRRLPAGGAFEVAVPVLGREGLLGGCLLGPKANGELWKAADLAYLDAIAGMAALAIEQARLRERVGREERLAALGRMAGVVAHELRNPLNNIRATVGVLRRHVDATAAPLLGVVETDIDRGEGFIRDALFACGEQRPHLVPIDLALALREFADRWPCGAFAGAPLELAAPPEGLWVRGDLFELRRVFENLARNAAEATGGRGSIVVHAERAADGGIAVSVADGGPGIEPRLLPVIFEPFQTTKRGGTGLGLSIAKGVVEAHGGRIGAANRPGGGAVLRVWLPGADR
- a CDS encoding sigma 54-interacting transcriptional regulator — its product is MAESKGTAPWKVLLVDDEQSALQMYGALLREDGIPVLTAATAERARALAAGEPRLGLVVLDLVLPDVVGLELFRALRAARPEVPIVILTAFGSVDSAVQAMHEGAFTYLTKAAAEIEQWRSIVRGGLEKRALEEENRALRERLGEAGAGELIGRSAKMAELRERLASYGGSQATVLIQGESGTGKELAARAIHRASPRWEGPFVGVNCGALPAQLLESELFGYEKGAFTGAVATKPGLFELAHGGTVFLDEIGECSPELQVRLLRVLQEREVQRLGGTRPVPTDFRLVAATNRRLEEEVKAGRFREDLFYRVNVMDVAMPPLRERRDDVPLLAAFFLERFSRREGKALQGIGSAALERLVGHEWPGNVRELENAIERGVVVARGPFLEVADLPPHLRPAAAAAPVADFAGRDVTLAEVEKALVAAAMERHGGNKSQAARVLGISRKLLYSKLREHGLGGGEAPDAEEA
- the truB gene encoding tRNA pseudouridine(55) synthase TruB, encoding MRKRPERTPAGRRAQRTDLHGLLRLAKPPGPSSNEVLQQVRRHLGWAKAGHAGTLDPAASGLLLVLLGEAAKLVPYLAALEKEYVGVARFGAETDTQDAAGAPTRTAPWEHVDAVRVAASLASFAGASEQEPPMFSALQVGGRRLYDLAREGREVERAARTIVVSEIRLLDWRPPDAEFLVRCSSGTYVRTIARDLGALCASAAHLASLTRTGIGPFRLEGASTLEELAALPAGAAPPLVRLADAVAHLPAVALSDREAAGVFDGRAPVLPAGDVPAHVAPGGTLALLDASRRLLAVAKFIAPGVPVELLRGFREP